ACATCAGATAAAATTTTAGGCTATTTTATTGAAGAAGCTAAAGAACATCTAGAAACCCTAGAAAAAGGAATTCTGGATTTATCTACTGTGGTCAATGATACAGAAAGAATCAACGAGTTATTTCGCGCTGCTCATTCTCTAAAAGGGGGAGCCGCAATGCTCAATCTGAGTAGTATTCAAAAAACATCCCATCGTCTTGAAGATGCTTTTAAAATTCTAAGAGATGGAGAAGCGACAGTTGATCAAAAATTAGAAGAGTTATTCTGGGATGCTTATGATGTTTTACAAGATTTAATTGAACGTCTTCAAAGCGCTCTAGGACTTCAAGAGGATGAAGCTGAGGCTATTGTTAAAGAAGCTGAGCCTACTTTTGTAGAACTACAAGAATATTTACAACAGCAAAAAGTCACAGCCACATCTAGCCATGCTACTAGCGGTAGCTATGAGCAGTTCAGCGAAGCGGTAATCAAAGAATTGCGGGAAATGCTCAATTTGTTTAAACAAACGCCAAACCCAGATAACCGCCACCAGTTACAACAGGTCTGTAATAATTTGCAACAAATAGCTC
This is a stretch of genomic DNA from Gloeocapsa sp. PCC 73106. It encodes these proteins:
- a CDS encoding Hpt domain-containing protein, whose translation is MDAATSDKILGYFIEEAKEHLETLEKGILDLSTVVNDTERINELFRAAHSLKGGAAMLNLSSIQKTSHRLEDAFKILRDGEATVDQKLEELFWDAYDVLQDLIERLQSALGLQEDEAEAIVKEAEPTFVELQEYLQQQKVTATSSHATSGSYEQFSEAVIKELREMLNLFKQTPNPDNRHQLQQVCNNLQQIAPDAQNWQNLVGVAKVAIANPKHSYELLAPVIIKELKQGGDYLELEQHESIAPSLGLERLAQARTPQVLLTVEPKAAASVLLQVFDQVQVSELITLLQNSHT